DNA sequence from the Vicia villosa cultivar HV-30 ecotype Madison, WI linkage group LG3, Vvil1.0, whole genome shotgun sequence genome:
GTGTCATGTGTGAGTCAGTCAGACATTAATTCTGcagaaaaatacatttttttgaaCACTTGTCTCATTTTTCCATCACATGAAATATGAATATTGTACAAATGTCGGACACGAGTGTCGAACCCTTACTAGTAAAGGTGTAAGTGTTTCGTAGTACTAGTGTATTTGAGATAGGAATAATAACCCCCAACATAGTACTACATTTGTGTATGGTAGATTACTTATGGCACAAGTTGTTTGTTGCATTTGCAGGCATCAATTTTGGGTGAAGCAGTAACCGGGAAAGGAATTCTATCACAATTGAATTTGGAAACTGGAATTCCAATTTATGAAGCTGAGCCACTTCTCCTATTTTTCATCATTTTCACACTTCTAGGAGCCATTGGAGCTCTAGGTGACCGTGGTAAATTCGTTGATGATGAACCTACTACCGGAGGCGTTATCCCTCCAGGAAAAGGCTTCAGAGCAGCTCTCGGTCTCAGCGAAGGAGGTAATTAACATTCTCTTTACGGTTCACAACACTCACACACACTGCGCACCAACCACTTGCGTTAAACTCTGATGATCGCCTGCAACGCGGTTACGTTACTATTATTCTTATAAATCTTTTGGTTGATTTTTGTTTTGTGAATAAAAATCAGGTCCTTTGTTTGGATTCACCAAATCCAATGAACTGTTTGTTGGAAGATTGGCTCAATTGGGATTTGCTTTCTCTTTGATTGGAGAGATTATCACCGGAAAGGGAGCACTAGCTCAACTCAACATTGAAACTGGTGTACCGATCAATGAAATCGAACCACTTGTGTTGTTCAATGTTGCTTTCTTCTTCATTGCTGCTTTGAATCCTGGAACTGGCCAGTTTGTAAcagatgatgaagaagattagATTAGAGAGTAGCTACTTTGTTTGTATTTAAAGAAAACTTGTACTTTTGTTTGTCTATGATCAATGCATTGAGTTCTTGGTAAACAGCTCTATCATCTACATTTGAATACAGATTATGCTATAAGAAACTGAACAATCTATGAAAGTAGACCAATGCTTTGCACAATTCGTACTAATATTTGCAATACTTGCCACTGTATAACCAATAAAACAATATATGGTTTGTATATACACAATTGATTCTGCCATTGGTTCTCAAGATCACTTTGTATGTTTTCCACGTTGCAATGATCCCTCCGTTCCATATTACAACATTTACTTTTTAAGTTCATTGactaattaatgtatctggtctatatatagaccagatacattaattattcaatgaatctaaaaagtgaattttgcttataatatgagACTGAGTAGTATCTAGAAAGTCTAGGGACAAGTTAGAAGATACAATTTGTTGGTTAAATATTTCGAGTTCTGTTTGTAAGTTTTCAAGACCAGTTTATGTTTTTGCTAAACCTTCTTCACAATCATTTGTGTTTGATTCATCAACTGAGTCCTATATTGATCTAGCAGAGTCTTCATTTGCATCAACCAATCTTTGACTTGTTTGTAATTGTTATATGTTAGAGTTTTCCTATTGATTTGAGTTCTTGTCATTTGAACTCGGTACTACTTACCCCTCATTTGTATTGTTACAACTTACCAGTGGTTCCTGCAAGCCAAAGAGGAAATGTGCAGCAATATTTTCAGTTAGAGGcattgtttttacaatatttcTTGTGTCTTGGAATCCATCATGAAAAGAAAAGTGTTTCTCATTGAACATTATGTGTACTATTGTATCCTAAAAAACACACCCAGTTGTGAGAAATTGAAGCTTGTGCTTGTTGTATGGTTTAATACAAGGGTAACAAGCACATCCCAACAGTTTTAGGACACTATAGTCATTTATTATTTCGATTGAACCAAGAAATAGGAACTCTCATTATTAATGACTGGTGTTAATTTTGAATGAACCTGAAACAACTATTTTGAGTTTTTGTCCCATTTCGAATCATCAATGAATTTTTACCAGCTTGTTTAGTGAGATCTTGAAATCTATTAGTCTGGTGTGTAACATGGTTGTTGACTCTACTGTCAAAATATCACTCAAAATCTAGGCTATTAATATTGTAGGGTGAAGAAACAAATGCATTGTATCATTGTATGTACCTTGCTTCTCACTCTCAAAGTTTAAGTAATTTGTGCATGTGTAGGACTTATCAAACCAATAAAAGCAATTTACAGCCGTATGACCAGTTTTGGGTCTTTTACTTTTTGAATCAGTTGTCTCGCCGGGCTTTCAAATTAAGCCAGTAGACCCAGACAAAAATAACAATATTTATCAATTACagatatatttcatttttttcattcacACCGACGGTCTAATTAACTATAGTAATTGGCAAAAAAGTATTTAATTTCTTGACTCGTGCACAAAAGTTAAATTGAACAGATTCATAAATAAGGAACAAGCATCGAACAGATTCATAATCCACAAAAAACAAACGAAATAAATAGATTGGATTAATAGAAGAAGATCAACCACCTGCATGCTTTGGCGACTTGTGAGAAACTAGCCATTTTTTCTTCCAACTTTCCGATTTACTGTTCGCCCTTTCTTACTTGAAGTGTGGGAGTTTCCAAGCTTCTATCACCATATATACACAAAAACTACTACCTATTAGACTTCTCTTTAGTAGGTAAACGTGCAAGAGATTTTGGAAACTGGAGAAATCCACTTTTTCTGTGCATGCAGAACTAAATACAATCAACTCTTTTTAAGAGTAATAATTAATTCCACGTTATTTATACATCAGTCAATTTTCTAATTGTGTGGAAAAAATAACACATTGATATCTGTTTATTTTATAATGTAATCCAAAACTTATAGTATTTCTTTTCATACAATATCACACGTTAAGATTCATTAACTTAAAAACTCTAAAATAaagagttttatttatttttttctctttcataattaataataattgttcATACTTATTTATTcgtttattttttaaatcttaaggaaaaaaaaaacaaaattgtggTATTTTATAAAGTATTAATTCTTACAAATACAAATTCATAATAGTCATATAACTAtatcattaatttatataaattaatttaataaatcacaatataaaaaagaaactaatattatcataaaaactataaaataaagaattctaatgtttttttttctctttcacaattattaataattgttattgtgttctaattatttatttatttaggttTTCATACATATTTCAGCTTTAATTCGAAATATTTacgatttaattattttcatttatatacattttttagtttgtttaatataattatttaaccataacaatattatatttatttaatatttataatgtagtccacaaatttaaataatttttttggattcATTATCAAACATATAAGAttacttaatataaaaaatgttacATCTATGTTCAAATTTTCTTTTCCTCTCTATtgtaactattattattaattgttttattctaattatttagttatttaatattttttttctttcaaaatattacatttttatttatcaatcATTATGATATGTTGATTATTGTTTATATACATAcgtcgttttttttttaaatttattatttaaccataacaatattatatgtttttgattgttataccgactttacgtgacccgtgcgggcgcacgggtcctttactagtaatTAAAGAAAAGTAAAATGATGTGATGTGGATTGGGTAGAGAGTCAAAGTCGTCGTCCTGTGACACGTTCATTCGTTCCCACATAACACAACAATAACAACCTTGTCACTTTCCTTTTCTTTACTTCTTCTTCCTCTTACATGTGTGTGTTGTTGTTCTTTCTTAATTCTCATCAATCACAATATGAACAATTCAGTACTTCACAATCACAACACTCCAACttactcttcctcttcttcttatcGAAATCATAGTCAAAGAGATGTCCGCTACAggttctctatctctctcttggTCGTAATATTTGATTTCTCTTTTTGTAGTATGGTTACTTTGTTTGATATGTGTCATGTTTTTTAAATGTTTATGATTTTTGCAGCTGTGGTTCTTGCGGCTATGATCTTAACCTATCCTCATCCAACAGAAACACATCATCAATAGATTCAACATACGGAAAATCCATAAAACGAGGCATCATCTCATTCTTCAACATTGATGATTCCAGGTTTACACAGGTTGATGAAATTGAATGTGCGCCTCATTTTTCTAAGCACTTGTGGGGTTTGTTTCGTCGAAAAACTAAGCTTCGGTGTAGAAAGTGTTGCAATCATATTGGTTATGCTTACAATGGTTACACATCATCACCATCTTTTATTCTAGTATCATCAAATGGAACAGAACCATCTTCTTCCAATGAAACACCAAGTCAAGTGAAGTACAAAATTCGTATCCGTGCCTTGCAGCCTTCGTCTTCATTAGAATATGGAAACGGAATCTCTGTCTTAGCTTGAAAAATTGCATACATAACATAAGTGTAATAGATATTGCATATTTGTATTGTCCCTTTGTATGTGCATAATATTGATCACCAGAGACTAAGGAGGTTGGGAGTTTCTTATTAATCAATATACATACATATGAACCTTTGTTTAAGTTAGGATTTTGGTTTTCATCCTTCCCTTGTCTGTCTCAATTAGTATTTTTTCTTTGTTGGTTTTGAAATGTATGTACCAAATGTTTTGTATCAGCTTGTGTGACCGCAAAGTTGCACTCGAGTCAAAATATCATTAGCACACTTTGCTTGATTCAGTATCATTCCCATTGAGGTGTCTTGAAATTCCATGCCAAAGACATTATGCATAAACCATTTGGAATTAACCATTTGGTCAAAATTCTTTAATGGTTATTCATTTGTTTCAAGTCCATGGTGTTTGTTTCAAGCCAACAAGGCCTTATGCAATTTGTATGCTCTATCTTCTTTCCCCTTTACCATATGTGAGAAGAATTCATCATAATTAACTCCATGTTTTTGCAATAAACCCTTTGCAACCAATCTTGTCTTGTGCATGAATACATTTCTCTCAGAATTCATGTGGTAATAACTTCTTCCTTATCATGCTTATGGCCATGTTGAGCACGTTTCTATTCCTCCCCTCTACAAGGTCATTCTGTTTAGGGGTGTATGTAGTTGTAACTTCATGTATGATACTCTAGCTTGCACAAAAGATTCAGAATTCTTTGAGGTGTGCTTACCCCCTCTGTCAGTTCTCAAGATCTTCACTATCTTCACACTGCATTTCTACCAACACTTTGAATATTTTGTAGACATTTAAGGCTTCAATCTTAACCTTGATAATAAAATAGCCATAACATCCTGaagaactcatccacaaaagtgATGAAATATATTTTACCATTATATTTCAATACTTCTAGTGGTACACAAATTACTTGATCAACTTTTTGTTCATGTGTTGTTGTTGCAAAGCACTTCAAATCTCCATTCTGAATACATGTCTTGAAATTCTTGTTTCTtgaccatggttttaaattgcggttgcgatCGCGGAAGCGGTTGCGGGTGTTGCGATTGCGACCATTGCAGTTGCTCCAATGCGCATTGCGGCCGTTACGGCGTGAACTTAAATTAGGAAATATTTGAAATACaccattaaaaaacacttaatgttaatattttacattaCAAATCACATTTAAATTGAGTTTATGGATTCTCAAATAATGAGTTATGACGAAAATATGTTAAAAAACATGGGCGTAGGTGTTTGATGCGAAATCTAGTGTTGTTAGACGCGTGATTacaaatcacaccgcaattgcggccCGATGCGGATGCGGAGGCTACCGCATCAGCAATGTTGGAGtttcaaacaacttcaaacaaTCATTATCCATGACTAATGAGTAGCCTTTATGCATCAATCGAGTTACATTGCATGTCAGGGACaaacaacattttttttatcatttttttattttcctaTCTTTTTTTTAGTATGATCACATGTCCCTTGCTTTCTGCTAAGATGGATTTGTCAGTCTTCTTACGCGCATCAAAATCAATTAGTCACTTCTGCTATAACTATTATCAACATTCACGTTTTTTTCAAACAAGCACATCCACAGGTTGCACCAATGGTTTTGGCTTGTGATCGCATTCAAAGTGCTGTATTCCATACATAATCGCCAAGTAAGATCCTTTTTGCGAAAAGGGAGAATTGGAGATGAAAATGCACCAGAGTTGTGTTGAATAACACCAATGTCAAGCAATTGTTATGTATTTTATTAAACTATTTACTTTCATTCCTATTATTTCCATTAAGGCAGAGCCATAACAGAAGATATGTAGAATTAGGTTTCTGTGTCATAACAATTCATGCCTTACGACCTTAGTTAACAACAACATAATAGTGACATAGCATAACAACTTTATTTTACATATTTCTAGAGATGAATATTCCTTGCTAGAATCATTTCTTGGTTTGCATCACAAGTTCTGTGTCACTTGGGCCTCCTACCACTTCTTTTGTCCTTGGGCCGTGGGATTTGGGATTCTcctcatttttttatatttaaaaaatatttttattaaaaaggagCGAACAAAATATTAGATAGTACAATTAAAAAAATCGATATGAATagtgtatttaaaaaatataattaattttatcggATTTTTCAAAAAACTCCGATTCAaactaatagttttttttaaaaacccgATAGTGTATTTTGAAAATTTCGGTAAAAACtcatactttttttaaaaaaatctggtAGTGAATTTTGAAAGATTCGGTAAAAActcgtagtttttttttttttttttaaatctagtAGTGAATTTTGAAAAATTTGGTAAAAACTCATCGTTTTTTAAAAACTCTAATAGTATAGTTTTTTGAACAATCCGAGagtatattttgaaaattttcataaGAACTCAAATTTTTTTGAACAACCAGTAAAAActcataaattttttgaaaaatctgaTAAAAACTCATAGACTTTTTGAAAAATTTGGTAAAAATTCATACTTTTTTGAAAAATTCAACAGTGTATTTGAGAAATCGGGTAAAAAATTTTAGGATTTGAAAAAATCCGGTAAAAATTAATAGGATTTGGAAATTTTCAATTTTGTATTCGAAAAACCCGATAGTCCAAATCCGATAATTTTTGGAAATGCCGATAAAAACTTACAAATCTCCCAAAAATCTAGTAAAAACTCGTGAAATTCTTCAAAAATCAGGTAAAAACTCAGAAATTTTTTAACAAAccaaaaaatacacaatttttcaaaaacataaaaaatcacAAAGGGTATTATGGTAAAAACACTACAATTGAGGGGGTGCCAGGATAAAATCTTTCGATTGTGAGAAGATTTTATTCCATATCTCAACATTTAAAGATGCAAGATTTTATCCTAACACTCTCCGATTACACCTGACACCCCCACATGTTTCTTTAATATCCATGTTGCCcttgtgtaaatttaataaaaaaatatggcTAAAATATCTAATAGACCAAATTGAAAAATCTAGTATCAAACAAAAATTTGATAGTGTATATCCAAAATTCTGCGTACTAGATTTTTCAAAAAATCGCGTATGTTAAGGAAAATACcgattttttaaaaagtttttatGTTTATCGATTTTTttgcttaaaataaaaaatcaggtAGTTTGCCTAGTACTGAATTTTTCGTCCATGAGTGAAACAGGTAGTTTTAATAGAATGAAAATGGGAAGGTTGAGATTTTGCCGACAGTTTTGTACAGCTGCAATTGCATCTTTCATTTTGTATGGTCCATAATGAATCCAAAGTTGTATAAATATGGGTCATGTGTTGTTAAGAAATATCTTATAATGTCGCCTTAGTTTTTGTTAAGAAATACCTTTCATTTTTGTTTACATAATGACTGCTATCGTCTGCAGGCACTAAGATTCATCCACACCATGTGGAGACGGTGGAGGTGGCGACACATCATCATAAGGTACCCCAATATGAGCATGAGAAGATCCAACATGAGAAGgtccaacatcatctccatgatGCCTAGGTAAGATGATGCGAGGGTATGATACAGTAAGGTACCACTCCAAATATCCATCCACGCACTCCGTAGAGAACTGAACCTCCATTGTACGATCTCTAATAGAACGTGCAGAATCCATGATCTTACCATGAAACCAGCTATCAATGCCCTTAGATGGAATAACAAGGACTGGTCGTGGGATGTCCTAGACATATCCAAACTGGCGCATACACCTCGCAAGTAAGTATCTATCCACTAAGGTCTCCCATCACTGATAACCAAAAAACAATTAAGTATCATCGAACTCATGATGCACTTTATAGTTTGCGTAGGGTGTCCCAATGACCATGTCTATAGTAAGTGCATCAATCCTCCTCCTATACTCCATAACACCTCCTGGATGTGCATGATTTCCCTTCCATCTCTTTTCCCATGTGACTCTAACAGTAGTATGCTTAGCCTGCATGTTACAAATGGTAGGGAAATGCTCGTAGCTCAAGCACTGCACAAATATAACGCGTTTAACCTCAAACGCGAAATGTGTTTTACCTCGGCTAAGGCAtcgaggtaacgaagggcgtcatgaaaagttTCCACTAACACCCTAGTGATTCGAAAACCGAGGGGTATAGTTATATGCACATGAGTTCGAACCCCAGCAGCTGCACTTTTAATATTTACAAAACTAGCATATCTTTTATATCGGTTTAATAAAAAACCGATGGgtatggttattattatttttttagttttttaaaatttattacatttttttacccaaaataatacattgtttacccagaatattacattgtttacccattatattatattgtttaccaaatattacattatttacatagaatataaaattaaaaaaattaaaattccatAGAGttcaagataaaaatcaaattccctaGGGTCGAGTTAGAAATCAAATTCCCTCGAGATTTAGACTTTAGATCTTCTAACTATTGAATCTTGGGGAAGATCTTCTGTTCTTGATGGGAAAAAAAAGGGTAAGATGATTAATAACAAATATCAAATCATTTTCGgtttgaataaatatttaagaagaaAAACCTTGATTCCAAAAAATTTTCTGATCTTGCAATCTCTCAAAGAGAACTTTTCCATGCATCCTtaggtttcaagcgcttcatatcTTTTGTTTAGGTTAGATTTTCAATATTCAACATGGTTTTATAATAAATGTCCCTTAGGTTTCATGCGGATCACTAATAGTAGCGTCTTGAGCATTGATAAACAttaaatggacgacaaagatttgtTAAGGCCGGTGAAATAATATAGAAAAAAACGCTTAAACATCACCTCGGGCATGTTAAACCACCGATGTGAATGCACATTTTTTTGTAACATTGTATtgacataatattaaaaatacattgtatacaACAAATCTTCGGTGATATTAAGATTTAGATGCTAGATGTCTCATGCAGGATGATAGAGATCTTTGGTGGAATTCAAGTTTTGTTTCATACCTTTATGTTGCATATGCAAAAAATACTCCATAACTTATCCAACTTCATATAAGTTATATGTTCCCACCATGAGaatatttattttctgcacttgcaattcATCCCAGAGATATGTTGTAGTGGTGGTAAATATTCCATCTCTTTGGGGATGCTTCATATTATTAAGAATTAGGGTCAAATTTGTTTAACGAGTGTTTATATAGTTAATTATGATTAATACACCCCTCGGTTAATTGTAAAACCGAGGTAAATAATCATCTCATTTAATCATATCATGTAAAACCGAGGTTAATTGTAGTTAATTATGATTAATACACCCCTCGATTAATTATGATTAATACACCCCTcggtttattttaaatattacattatttacacagaatattaaggTAAATTGCTTGCAATAAATCTTTTCAACAAATATTTGCAATTATTACAACAAATATTTGCAGTTATTACTGATAAGTTAAGATTCCTTCTTTGTTTAACATTTCAAATGTTGAGAACTCTTTTTGTGTAACTTGAAACAAGAAagattttctgcacttgcaatttATCAAATGAGCaaaattacaacaacaaaattaatatcattttgtgagatagattgcaagggcagaaaaaaatgttttgttctaGATAGAAGAACATTGGAGATTTTTTTGATTTTGCAATCCATCATAAAGAATGATGCATGCGAGTTTGGGGCGGCTTCATATAAATAATGATTAGGTTAATTTCTGTTTGACGAGTGCTTTTATAGTGAAATTTGATCATTTGATCTTTTGGGTATAAAGAAACACCGATGGGTTAGTTCCTTTAGTTTacaatataaacaaataaaacataaactGTAATAGCTGGGATTCGAAGCGTGTACTGATTTGTTTTCACCCTCAGTTTTCTTAACAACCGagaaaatatattgtttttattattataaaaaaaataaaacatggtgCGCCTGGGTATAATACCTCGTTTTTTTCTGGATGACGTGAAAGCTTCGTCgtgaaatgtattatttatagtagtgatATAATCACCAAAAtaactaaattaataaaaaataataatttttatacctGAAATAGACTCATATAATCGACAAGCTATCTAGTCTCAAAAATAGTTGCCTCTCCAAGCGTAGTATATATGACAATCAATGCAGCACACCAACATGCCCAACTATAATGCTCAAGGCGAATAAACAGCCACATGTACTTTCCATCAATATAAACATGAGACTTATCTGCTAAGATAGGGCATCCTACAAGATGTAGTATGAATATCCTAGTGGTTGTCTCATACATACCCTAATACACTATATTGCCATACCTATCCCTTAGCCAAGATAGGAGAAAATGAGCTCCTTCATATACCTAAACTCCTTTATCATCTCCTCCTCAGTAACCCCCAAGTGTTGTACAATAGTCATATATGCGGTCTCCTAACTAATGATATGAGCGGTGTAAAAACTGCCTGCCACTGGAATATGGAACAGAGAGGAGACATCATCCAATGTGATCTTCATCTCATAAAATGGAAGTTGGAATTAATATCTCTCCTTATGCCATCGATCAACAAAGGTTGTCAATAACTGACTATTCAATATGGTAAGCAAACAGTCCACCCGTGGGAGATACAATAATCCTCAATCATCGCCTTCACCTCTAGTGTCATCACAACATCAGATAATTTCTTCAACTCCAACCCATGGGTAGGGAACCTTAAGCGGAATACATTCTTGTAACAAACAAAGTAAAAAGTATAGTTTAATTTCAAATTATCAATAGTAAATAAAGTCACATCATTGGCATATCATATACATACCTCTCCCTGCCATAATCTGAATGCCACCCGAATATCTAGCAAGCACAGAACAGTCATTGACCCACAAGGAAACCCTTAATTCGTGTGTACAAATGAGTTTATCGAAGCATGAGCAGTAACATCTATCTCGATAGGATGAGCAACCTTCATATCATCTGTAGCAAGTGCCTAATAGTCGTATGCAGAATAAGCGCCTTAATAGCCATCTTTGGAGTAACCTCTATAGTATTCGTCACCTTTACCTCAGAAGGATGGGGCACCTCTATCGTTTATGAAGTATGGGGTACCTTTGTCGTCTCTCAAGGATGGGGCACCTCTGTCTCTGCCACCATCTACACGTAATCCCGAACTGCTGCCTGAACATCAACTGGCTCATCCTCATCATCCTTCGTCCATCCAGAAGCAAATCTAGATCCTCAACGTCAGGTAGTACAAGATACAAGAAACTGAAACTGATCGGCTAGTTGTTTCCTATGAGGATTAATCGGTGCTACTTTCCCCTCCTGGAGATGTGAGCCCTTTACGTCACCTCTCCTCTCTCGAGCTCTCGCAGCACCAGCTCTATCACGCTCTCAACCAAAATTCATgccatctgaaggatagaaaaacacttagaaagggggggtttgaataagtgtagctttaaaaacttgaccgataaaaataaattgcacagttatttttatcctggttcgttgttaactaaactactccagtccacccccgcagagatgatttacctcaactgaggatttaatccactaatcgcacggattacaatggttctccacttagtcagcaactaagtcttccagagtcttctgatcacacactgatcactccaggaacaactgcttagataccctctaagactttctagagtattctgatccacacgatcactctagttacaacctgcttagataacctctaagacttccta
Encoded proteins:
- the LOC131661426 gene encoding photosystem II 22 kDa protein, chloroplastic, with protein sequence MAQTMLLMSSVSSTYSVTLNKDPLLQLQCQRLKPRFSDISFNPLSSNSKSFSSRTFKTLALFKSKTKAPAKVVPKPKPKVEDGVFGTSGGFGFTKQNELFVGRVAMIGFAASILGEAVTGKGILSQLNLETGIPIYEAEPLLLFFIIFTLLGAIGALGDRGKFVDDEPTTGGVIPPGKGFRAALGLSEGGPLFGFTKSNELFVGRLAQLGFAFSLIGEIITGKGALAQLNIETGVPINEIEPLVLFNVAFFFIAALNPGTGQFVTDDEED
- the LOC131655715 gene encoding uncharacterized protein At4g08330, chloroplastic-like; translation: MNNSVLHNHNTPTYSSSSSYRNHSQRDVRYSCGSCGYDLNLSSSNRNTSSIDSTYGKSIKRGIISFFNIDDSRFTQVDEIECAPHFSKHLWGLFRRKTKLRCRKCCNHIGYAYNGYTSSPSFILVSSNGTEPSSSNETPSQVKYKIRIRALQPSSSLEYGNGISVLA